A single genomic interval of Lathyrus oleraceus cultivar Zhongwan6 chromosome 7, CAAS_Psat_ZW6_1.0, whole genome shotgun sequence harbors:
- the LOC127102151 gene encoding uncharacterized protein LOC127102151, producing the protein MKEILTKKRRIIDEETIHFDASCNAIIQRTLPQKEKDPGRVMLPVAIGNINVGKALIDLGSSIKLIPLSVVRRIGDLDMKNIWMTLQLADKSVTKTSGIAEDVLVKVDKFLFPIDFIGMDIEEDNDVPLILGRPFMKTACTMITIYDGLMKVRVQDEEVTFNLFDAMKHSKDKRACFRVDTIDEEIVKIQKQTHLTTPLERALMNVFNVIDPKEEKELNECLIELDSVKEIPLKEAKI; encoded by the coding sequence GCGATCATTCAACGAACACTTccacaaaaagaaaaagatccAGGAAGAGTTATGTTACCTGTCGCAATTGGGAACATAAACGTTGGGAAAGCATTGATTGATCTTGGCTCAAGTATAAAACTCATTCCACTCTCAGTAGTACGAAGAATTGGTGATTTGGATATGAAGAATATTTGGATGACTTTGCAACTAGCCGACAAATCAGTCACAAAGACATCAGGTATTGCCGAAGACGTGTTGGTCAAGGTAGATAAGTTTTTATTCCCTATCGATTTTATTGGCATGGATATAGAGGAAGATAATGATGTACCACTAATTTTAGGACGtccattcatgaaaaccgcatGCACGATGATTACTATTTATGATGGTTTAATGAAAGTACGTGTTCAAGATGAAGAAGTTACCTTCAACCTCTTTGACGCCATGAAACATTCCAAGGATAAGAGAGCTTGTTTTCGAGTTGATACAATTGATGAAGAAATAGTGAAAATACAAAAACAAACACACTTGACAACACCATTAGAAAGAGCCCTCATGAATGTTTTTAATGTCATTGATCCGAAAGAAGAAAAGGAACTCAATGAATGTTTAATAGAACTTGATTCAGTAAAAGAAATACCATTGAAAGAGGCAAAAATTTAG